One Bacteroides sp. DNA segment encodes these proteins:
- a CDS encoding NAD-dependent epimerase/dehydratase family protein: MEKILVIGCAGQIGSELTLELRKLYGDENVVATDIKPASKEITEGGPFEILDVLDTHRLFGTVSRNKITQIYHLAAILSGNAEKKPLASWHINMESLLNVLEMARELNLKRIFWPSSIAVFGPTTPKVNTPQFTVMEPNTVYGISKLAGERWLQYYFERYGVETRSLRYPGLISYKTEAGGGTTDYAVEIFYEAIRNGKYECFLAEDTYLPMMFMDDAIKATIGVMEADDSQISVRSSYNVAGISFSPKEVANHIKKHIPEFEITYNPDFRQAIAESWPQSIDDSVATHDWGLKATFDLERMTEVMLKGVKEKFN, translated from the coding sequence ATGGAAAAGATTCTCGTAATAGGATGTGCCGGGCAAATCGGCTCAGAACTGACCCTGGAACTGCGAAAATTGTATGGCGACGAAAACGTGGTGGCTACTGATATCAAGCCAGCCAGTAAAGAGATCACCGAGGGCGGCCCCTTCGAGATCCTTGATGTGCTCGACACCCACCGCCTGTTTGGCACCGTAAGCCGCAACAAGATCACACAGATCTATCATTTGGCTGCCATCCTTTCGGGAAACGCCGAGAAAAAGCCTCTGGCCAGTTGGCATATCAATATGGAGAGCTTGCTCAACGTGCTTGAGATGGCCCGTGAACTCAACCTTAAGCGGATTTTCTGGCCCAGCTCCATTGCCGTATTCGGCCCCACCACACCCAAGGTCAACACGCCCCAGTTCACCGTGATGGAGCCCAATACCGTGTATGGCATCAGCAAGCTGGCCGGTGAACGCTGGCTTCAGTATTATTTCGAGCGTTATGGTGTGGAAACCCGGAGCCTGCGTTATCCCGGCCTCATCAGTTACAAGACAGAAGCCGGTGGCGGCACCACCGATTATGCCGTTGAGATCTTTTACGAAGCCATCCGCAACGGAAAGTATGAATGCTTCCTGGCAGAAGATACCTATCTGCCCATGATGTTCATGGACGATGCCATCAAGGCCACCATTGGCGTGATGGAAGCCGATGACTCTCAGATTTCCGTCCGCTCAAGCTATAATGTGGCTGGTATAAGTTTCAGCCCCAAAGAGGTGGCGAACCATATCAAAAAACACATCCCGGAGTTTGAAATTACCTATAACCCCGACTTCCGCCAGGCCATTGCCGAAAGCTGGCCCCAGAGCATTGACGATAGCGTTGCCACCCACGACTGGGGACTCAAGGCTACCTTCGACCTGGAACGAATGACCGAAGTGATGCTGAAAGGAGTGAAGGAAAAATTTAATTAA
- a CDS encoding aminopeptidase, with protein sequence MNEELMKASVIGLRDAMGLKPEETLLIVTDEIKREIGLALHEAGKELCKESMLIEIRSREINGQEPPAAVAAMMKMVDVVVCPTAKSLTHTDARREAVKEGVRVGTMPGITVDIMSRCLNADFDKIIDMTHFIADQLKGVKVIRVVTKAGTDISMPVEGRMIIPSTGVLREKGQSGNMPSGEVYLAPVEGQSNGKVVIDGSMAGIGMISTPIAVQVVDGFAEEITGGEEAQRLIALLDKSGREARAVAEFGIGTNYKAKLTGQILEDEKVFGTIHVAFGNNITMGGTIAVNSHLDGLVKQPDVYFDEKLIMKEGKLLNFEV encoded by the coding sequence ATGAACGAAGAATTAATGAAAGCCTCCGTTATCGGCCTGCGCGATGCCATGGGCCTGAAACCCGAAGAAACCCTGCTGATCGTGACCGACGAAATCAAGCGTGAGATCGGCCTGGCGCTTCACGAAGCTGGCAAGGAGCTGTGTAAAGAAAGCATGCTCATCGAGATCCGCTCGCGTGAGATCAACGGGCAGGAGCCCCCTGCCGCAGTAGCTGCCATGATGAAGATGGTTGACGTGGTGGTTTGTCCCACGGCCAAATCACTGACCCATACCGACGCCAGGCGTGAGGCGGTAAAGGAAGGGGTACGCGTGGGAACTATGCCTGGAATCACCGTCGACATTATGTCGCGTTGCCTCAATGCCGACTTCGACAAGATCATTGACATGACCCATTTCATTGCCGACCAGTTGAAGGGAGTTAAGGTCATCCGTGTAGTGACCAAAGCGGGCACCGACATCAGCATGCCGGTGGAAGGCCGTATGATCATCCCCAGCACGGGTGTCCTGCGCGAAAAGGGACAAAGTGGCAATATGCCCTCGGGTGAAGTTTACCTGGCGCCCGTTGAAGGGCAATCGAACGGCAAGGTAGTGATCGATGGCTCGATGGCTGGCATCGGGATGATCAGCACCCCCATTGCCGTGCAGGTGGTGGATGGATTTGCCGAAGAAATCACCGGTGGCGAAGAAGCCCAGCGCCTCATCGCCCTGCTCGACAAGTCGGGACGCGAAGCCCGCGCAGTGGCTGAGTTTGGCATTGGCACCAACTACAAGGCAAAACTCACAGGACAAATCCTGGAAGACGAAAAAGTGTTTGGCACCATTCACGTCGCCTTTGGCAACAACATCACCATGGGAGGGACCATTGCAGTGAACAGCCACCTCGACGGACTGGTCAAGCAGCCCGACGTGTATTTTGATGAAAAGTTGATCATGAAGGAAGGAAAACTGCTTAATTTCGAAGTTTAA